The proteins below come from a single Ruegeria sp. THAF33 genomic window:
- a CDS encoding N-acetylmuramoyl-L-alanine amidase — MSRIFICIALIWALCGSAVAQDFSALARVQPDQSRITDVGRTGVRVDIGLSQGVPYRIFTLQDPYRMVLDFNEVDWTGLNRTDFLQSERVSGVQFGAYVPGWSRLVLELGAPMAVDTAELAVAEDSGSAMLSLNLKGTDFDTFNATAGAPRNPGWDLPEPADVPQASARSADRPLRVMLDPGHGGIDPGAEIDGVDEKTLMLTFARELREVLLRSGGYEVVLTRVDDQFVSLERRIALAHRAGADLFISLHADSLSEGQAHGAAVYTLSADASDVASSKLAERHDRGDLISGIDLNGADDQVADVLLDLARQETMPRTRSLASAIANGMAQQGGPMNRKPLRTASFSVLKAADIPSVLVELGFLSSPRDRENLRDSEWRAKMALGIFQGIEDWRQQDVIRKSLIGQ; from the coding sequence ATGAGCAGGATCTTCATTTGCATCGCCCTGATCTGGGCGCTGTGCGGCAGTGCCGTTGCGCAGGATTTCAGTGCGCTGGCACGCGTTCAGCCCGACCAAAGCCGCATCACGGATGTGGGACGAACCGGCGTTCGCGTGGATATCGGCCTGAGCCAGGGGGTGCCGTACCGGATCTTCACCTTGCAGGATCCGTACCGGATGGTTCTGGACTTCAACGAAGTGGATTGGACCGGGCTGAACCGAACGGATTTCCTGCAATCCGAACGCGTCAGCGGCGTGCAATTCGGAGCCTATGTTCCGGGTTGGTCGCGGCTGGTGTTGGAACTGGGCGCTCCGATGGCCGTAGACACTGCCGAGTTGGCTGTTGCCGAGGATTCGGGGTCGGCTATGCTGTCTCTCAACCTCAAGGGCACGGATTTTGATACGTTCAACGCAACCGCAGGTGCGCCGCGCAACCCGGGATGGGACCTGCCGGAACCGGCTGATGTGCCGCAGGCATCGGCGCGCTCGGCAGACAGGCCGTTGCGCGTGATGCTCGATCCGGGGCATGGCGGGATTGATCCGGGTGCCGAAATCGACGGCGTTGATGAAAAAACCCTGATGCTGACCTTTGCCCGCGAACTGCGCGAAGTTCTCTTGCGATCAGGAGGTTATGAGGTGGTCCTGACCCGGGTTGACGACCAGTTCGTCTCGTTGGAGCGCCGGATTGCCCTGGCGCATCGGGCTGGCGCGGATCTGTTCATTTCGCTGCATGCGGATTCCCTGTCGGAAGGTCAGGCCCATGGGGCTGCCGTCTATACCCTGTCGGCCGATGCTTCGGATGTGGCCAGTTCAAAACTGGCCGAGCGGCATGATCGGGGGGATTTGATCTCGGGTATCGATCTGAATGGTGCCGATGATCAGGTGGCCGATGTTCTACTTGATCTGGCGCGCCAGGAAACGATGCCGCGGACCAGGTCCTTGGCCAGCGCGATCGCCAACGGGATGGCCCAGCAAGGCGGGCCGATGAACCGTAAACCGCTGCGGACCGCTTCGTTCTCGGTGCTCAAGGCGGCCGATATTCCGTCTGTTTTGGTCGAACTTGGATTTCTGTCGAGCCCCAGAGATCGAGAAAACCTCAGGGATTCGGAATGGCGGGCGAAAATGGCCTTGGGTATTTTTCAGGGGATCGAAGACTGGCGTCAGCAGGATGTGATCCGCAAATCCCTGATTGGCCAGTGA